In Podarcis raffonei isolate rPodRaf1 chromosome 8, rPodRaf1.pri, whole genome shotgun sequence, the genomic window cgaactgctaggttggcagagcagggaccaagtgatgggagctcaccccatcacggggattcgaaccgccgaccttctgattggcaagtcctaggctctgtggtttaacccacagcgccactcgcgtcccagcattcaaatccccactcggcaatgacactcactgggtgaccctgggtaccagtcactgcctctcagtctaacctacctcacagggttgttgggattgAACAAAGACGGGGACAACCTTGGAGGAAAAAAGTAGGACAGAAACGCagcaaataagtaaaacaaatatgcatattatttatactccatatTTCCAACAAACTGCCTCTGTGGTGGTATGCAAAATAAAGCATGCATAATTTTGTAATTAGTTTGGCCTTGGCAACAAGAGGCCACCTTAGTGGAGAAGACAAGGAGGCCTTGATGTGACGAGGACCCAGAGACGCTTGCGCCTGTTACTGGCagatggctgggcttccccaggccCCCTCATGAAGAGCCCATTCAGAGCCTGTCTGTTAGCCACTCGTCAGTGTAGACCTTGACTCGGCTGCAGGCTTCAGTGCCCTGACTCTGACATGGGCAGCGTCATCACTGACACAGCCGTATTCCTGTCGGAGAGACTTTGGGCTCCTGCTTGATCATCCACGGAGCATATTGATTTTTTCAAAGTGCTTTAGTCTTTGGCCTCGTAACAACTAGGGGAGGCAGGCTGCGGGCGCCCTCCCTTTCGAAGGCTGTGCCATAATTTCAAGGCAGCAGGCGAGATGCGATCCCAGGCCCCAGACTGACTAGCGCTGAATCGTGGCGCCGTTTTGGAGGGAAATGACTGCCTCTTTCTTTTGCTGCAAAGAAGGGAGCCGTGATGTGGAGAGGGCAGCTTCAGCCTGAGTGAAGGAAGTCATATGCAGGAGTAATGGAAGGAAGCACCCGTTTACTATGTACAATGACAGGTTTATGATGGTTCTCTAAAAGCCAAAGAGCTCTTTGTCAGATCCTTGCCCCTCTCGACGTTCCTGGAAAGAAGGATGTGTGGATGCTGGGCTGATTTGGAAAGGGAAGAGACTCcaggatttccttcagaatctGGAAACAAGGATGAGAACAGGAGCCTGCCTAAAGGCGTAGAAGCAAGTTCTGAAGTCCTTTGCTGGTTGGAACTTGGACTTCTCTGCCATCCTTTTCCTGCCTGGACTCCCGATGAAGGGCTGGGAGTTGGGCTTTTGCTTTCCCGACCTGGAGATGTTCTTTTGCTGGGAGtacaggaagaagcagcagcagcagcagcccatggCCCACAGAAAAGGTACTGCTGCCTCTTTAAATGCCAGCCTCTTAGAAATTCATGCAGAGCGCAAGCTGCCACAGAGTGGCTTCGTTTTGactggtgcagcagcagtgccCACAAATGCGCCAGGAGCTCTCTGAAGAGGTGGATTTAGGAGAGTGCAACCAGTTTGCCCACCCTGGGCACTGAGCTGAAAAGGTGTTGCAGGGGACACTGCAACAATGTCGATCAATggaaggcagggggtgggggcctGAATGTTGGTGTTGCACAgagtgctgctgaaattttaaagcccaaagtccgccactgCTCTCTGTGTGTTATACAGCAGGACTTGACTTGCCAAATGCCAAGAGACACTGAAAAGCTTTTGTCTCTAAAGTGGTGAAATAAACTGGCAGGAATGGCTGAGCTGTGAGTCAATGAAGTCTCTAGGTGGTCTTAGAAAAGCTACTATTCTTCCCCCTCTCATCTACCACAGGGGGATGAGAGGAGCCCAAATTGCAGGGCTGTTGTAGTAGGTAGTaaggggggtttttttttggtgttaTTTCATCATTTGTActctcatattttttaaaatgcaaaagtaCTTTGTTGTTTCATCATTTGCACTTCTGTATTTTGAATTCCACAGAATTTCAGTTAAGGATCATCTGTGTCAGACttgccccaacctggtgccttagTGGGTTGTGTAAACCACTGTTCTGAatgatgctttttatagggtaggatGGGGTTGGGGGCCACTGGGGTGAGTTTATGGAAACAAAGGGGCAGTGGTCTGAAAAAGGTTGAGACCCACTGTTCCCAATTttgggttacaactcccatcaacccatcCCTGCTCCCGTCAGACCAGCAGAAtatgcctgatgggagttgtagtctttaaAATCTGGGCAGGGATGCAGAAACAGAACTGAAGATTAAGTGGGCTGGTTGCAGAACAGGACCTTGTGAGAACCTATCTTTCTTTTgtgtcttcttctcccccccccctgcccccagtggTTTTTGGCCAACAGCTGGTGGAGACCATGGTGTATGAGCAGAAATTTGGGAAGCATCAGGTCCCCATCTTGGTTGAGAAATGTGCTGAGTTCATCAGGAAGCACGGCCTGAACGAAGAGGGCATCTTCCGACTTCCTGGCCAGGACAACCTGGTGAAAGAGCTGCGGGATGCCTTTGACGCGGGAGAGAGGCCGTCCTTTGACCAGTAGGTGGCGTATTTCTCAAGGGAATCCAAGGCTGCCAGTTCTGGGATGGGACTGACCTTTAGATTTCACACCCCACATTCTCCCCACactttaggccaggggtcagcaacctttttcagcagggggccggtccaccgtccttcagaccatgtggtgggccagactatatttttttggggggggggggaatgaacgaattcctatgccccacaaataacccagagatgcattttaaataaaagggcacattctactcatgtaaaaacacgctgattcctggactatccgcgggccagattgagaaggcgatagggccgcatctggcccctgggccttaggttgcctatccctgctttAGGCTCATATGCATGccttcagagaaatgctggaataAAAGAATTTTTATATGGTGTTCTATTTGGGTGCTGAATTATGCCCCATTTTTGAAGTtcccatgggatgcgggtggtgctgtgggttaaaccacagagcctaggacttgccgatcagaaggtcggtggttcgaatccccaccacggggtgagctcccgttgctcggtcccagctcctgccaacctagcagttcgaaagcacgtcaaagtgcaagtagataaataggtaccgctccggcgggaaggtaaacggcgtttccatgtgctgctctggttcgccagaagcggcttagtcatactggccacatgacctggaagctgtacgccggctccctcggccaataaagcgagatgagcgccgcaaccccagagtcggccacgactggacctaatggtcaggggtccctttacctttacctttgaagtTCCTTAAAGCGAAACCTAGAGTTACATAGGTATGACATGTCCCCAGTTTTCCAGCACTGTTTGTGGGGTCTGCTCCTGACAGTAGCAAGGTCTTTTGCATGCCTCTCTATCTCCTTTCCTTATTTTGCAGAGACACAGATGTGCACACAGTGGCTTCTCTGCTTAAACTCTACCTCAGGGAACTCCCTGAGCCTGCCATACCTTGGACACAGTATGAGGACTTCCTCTTGTGCGGCCAGCTTCTGACGGCCAATCAGGCAAAGGTTCGGAATAACGCACCTCTTGTCAGTAATCTCATGTTACTTTCAGGATGCAGTGAATATGCACGCTTTTTGTATGGGTTATGTAAACAGCCTGAGCTGCCTTGGGACGCACCTCcaagagcagtacagtggtaccttggaagtcgaatggaatccgttccggaagtctgttcgactttcaaaaagttcggaaaccaaggcacagcttccgattggctgcaggaagctcctacagccaatcagaagctgcagaagccctgctgggcgtttgggttccaaagaatgttcacaaaccggaatactcacttccaggtttgcggcgttcaggagccaaaacgttcgactcgcaaggcgtttgagatccaaggtacgactgtcttcactttctctccctcccacattCCTCACAAAAATTGCACCTCCAAAGCTGCTCTTTGCATTTCACAGGAAATTCCTATTGATGCCAATGAAGCCTTCCATTGAAAGGCAAACAGCACTTTATGAGATTCTTGCCAGTGCCTTGGCAAGGAGAAAAAGAGAGTTACTCTTTTGACCATGGCCCCCCTGAAGCTGCTCAGGCTTCTCCCTGCCCAGCTGCTATTGGCATAAGGAAAACCATGTATGTTGATTGCATTCAAAGACTTaaggctcacccacacttctgcttgctctgcgtcaccccacccccaaacccgctgtttactgctgaatctcGAGTTTTCTCTGGATcaatgtttgctccaatttactgCCAAGAAGCGGGTTTTCTGGGACAAAGCATTGGGGCAAAAGCAAAACCACTTGAACCGATGCTTTGTAGGGACAAGTGCAAGGATAAGAGCTTTTGATATTGAaaaagactccctcagaaggttttTAAACGGAGGTTTGGTGGTCGTCTGTTTgggatcctttagctgtgattcctgcattccagggggctggactagatgggcctttgtgtCCCCTTCcaaggctacaattctatgaaatgacAATGTTATTTTGTGCTAGGGATAAATGCTTGTGACAACTGAAAACCCAGCCTTATCTTCTTCTAGGGTCATCGTCAGCTAGTGAAGCAGCTCTCTCTTCTGCCTCGGGACAATTACAACCTCCTCAGTTACATCTGCCGGTAGGTGCCCATTCACTGATGCATTCGTATCTCGCCATTTTATACCAGGAGATGTACAAGTTGCCACATCCAAACCCTCTCGCTGGCAGGGCACTCATTTGCAGACCACAGCAGGCTGTGAATTTCAGTCCCAACTTTTGGGACCTTCACATTGTTAGAGGTAGAAATATTAATCTTCTGTTTGTCCAAGAAAGAAGTAAGCAGAAACATTTGGTAATTTACAGATTCTTCAGGACTGGGACAAACCCTCTAAGTAGCAAGAACGTGTAGAGCACTGGTTTTGTTTTAATATgtatgttttgttcttgttttgtatttttatgttgtgaactatcCTGTGATCTTTGCatggagggcagtatacaaattttaataataataataataataataataataataataataataataataataggttcccaaagtgggcactGGAGATATAAATGACAGGTATTGTTTATAAGTTATGTTGAATTAATTGTTATatgtaaaaaagcaataaaagacattaaaaaaaaaaaagagttggcGCCGGGAGGCATGCTTTTTTCAATACACCAATGAAGCATTTGCACAGGCTAAACTcagaaagtgctttaaaaaaaataaaataaagtaaaatgcaGTCAATTTGCAACTCATGCATGTGTAATTTCAGCTTTACGTGCTGCCAGCAAGCCGGCTGAAATTGCACAAATTAAACTCAAATTGCACAAATTAAACTTGCTTGAGGGGGACAAGACCTTTTTGTCATGCTGGGTCTGGGAGGTAAGATTGCTTGCACAGTTGTGCTTCTAAGTGGTTGTTTTGAGTACCTACGTACATacgtaattttatttgtatgctgtttttgATAGTTGAAACcatgttcaaggcagcttacaacatgaaaaaaccccccaaaatcaCAACATAACAAAATTACAGTTATAAGCAAGAAACAAAACTTCAAAAAAAcagccaaattgaacaatttccacatgaaaTCTAAAGATCTAAAACAAAGATACAAAAATTCATATAAATAACAGCAACCCTCGCCCCCTCCACACAGAGCCCCCTAAACAATACTTCAGACCAAGAGTTGATTCAGctgcttttgtagttggagtcagtccgaGCCCACCTTCCCAGGCCAaggggaaaaggcctgcaaggcgcagggagcaggtcttccaggactcatagCCAAGACggactatatgcaattttgactTTGCACGCAACTTGCCCCACCGCCCTAAGCATAACCCCGATACAAATTGTGAGTTGActgtaaacataataaaaaataaacctatGGACCTGTTATTGCTGGACTCTCACTTTCCGATTTTCTGGCCTCCGGATTCTGGCAGGTTCCTGCATGAAGTCCAGCAGAGTTCTGCCACCAACAAGATGAGTGTGGAGAATCTGGCGACAGTGTTTGGAGTGAATCTCATCAGACCAAAGATAGAAGACCCTGCCACCATTATGAGAGGTGCAATGGGGTGGAAGGGTGGGGTGTATGGATGAAATGAGGTGCCCCATTTATCCAACAAGGTGCACCCCATTTTGCAAATgttcacataccgtatttttcgatctataagacgcactttttccctcctaaaaagtaaggggaaatgtgtgtgcgtcttatggagtaaatgcaggctacgcagctatcccagaagccagaacagcaagagggatcgttgtgcagcactccctcttgctgttctagcttctggcttagccgcgcaaagcggggagccttcatcccgctgccctgccgaggcttcgcgcagctatcccagaaccagaacagtgagagggattgatgcgcagtgctccctcttgctgttctagcttctggcttagcccctcagtcccttcccccacctcctggaaaagcccccaagagccgcttttccccgaggagggagaagggccttttcctcagggaaaagcctgtaagtgccgcacacacgctccacgcggctcgtgaaagggagcgctgagcagagcctgggatgcatacaagctctgctcagcgctccccttaaagaatattttttttcttgcattccccctctgaaaactaggtgcatcttatgatcttatagagcgaaaaatacggtatgttagtGCAACCTACATTTCTATATTATTAAATGAAGCTGATATTGTATAGATCAGTGGCTCCCAACTGGTGGTTGTTGGGCCCCAGGGGGTCTCCATAATCTACCCAGGGGATCCATGgcaccatttcccctcccccaggcTTCTACCTAGCATGATCCTTTGgtgtgttcctccccccccccccgcaggcacTCCTCAGATCCAGAAAGTGATGTCAACCTTGATCAGCGACCATGAAAAGCTTTTCCCCATATCGAAAGACGTGGCTCCTGCTCCGCCTCCGCAGAAGAGCGACTCCAATAAATCTCCAGTTCCTCGCAGCTCCGTCGGCTGGGATGCTGCCCAGAGGCCGCTCATGGCCAGGGCGGGGAGCAGGACTCTCCTGCGGCAAATCGTGAGcagcctttattattattatttattaatttgtaccccacttttcctccaaggagctcaaggctgcgtacatatttctctcccccccccattttatccttgcaacctTGGGCCTGGGGCCCAAGAACCacggctgagagtgagtgagcggcctgaggtcacccagcgagcttcctgtctgagtggggatttgaaccctggcctcccaggtctcAGTCCGACACtctgaccactgcaccacactgcctctccgtCTTTCTTTGTGGCCTCTGCGTCTTACCCATGCGCCGCAGGGTGTGTGATGCACATTCATTTACATTCATTTAGTTGCTTGCAGAATCGACGAAGTGGCTTCCAAAATAACGAAAAAGCAACATGAAATCTAACACAATGTAGTAGGGATATGAAAACAAATACAGACAGGTAGAGCGAGATGCAAGCGCAAAATGAGCCACAGCCACAAGATTTCACTAGTGGCAAATAGAGCCGAAATGGTTTCCAAGGCATGAATCTCAGAGGagcttgctggatgaggccaatggcccatgtggtccagcattcttttctcacaggggccaaccggaTGCAAcctatgggaaacaagcaagctgTGGGAATGTGCAGGGTGGCAGGTgaagatatattgtttattaatatccttcctaacttgcgctatcaagttcctttacttagcagagtttacattcccctttttacacacacagcagatggctggttgcaggcttgtgtaagcctctcactattatacaattcagtcagTCTCAGACTGAATTGTgcattcctggtaagttcccttggtAAAGGaccctgaccactaggtctagtcatggctgactctggggttgcggtgctcatctcgctttattggccgagggagccggcgtacagcttccgggtcatgtggccagcatgacaaagctgcttctggcgaaccagagctgtgcacggaaatgccgtttaccttcctgccagagcggcacctatttatctacttgcactttgacatgcttttgaactgctaggttggcaggagcagggaccgagcaacgggagctcacctcatcgtggtcgctgaccttctgatcagcaagtcctaggctctgtggtttaacccacggcgccacccgcgtcccctcaggttcccttgaatccctcttaaaagaataaagacgtcacaatggagacactcctttagatatactgggctgaggccatttatcgatttaaaggtcatcaccaacactttgatttgtgcttggaaatgtaccgggagccaatgtaggtctttcaggaccttaCTCGTCCTTTCTCAAAACTTCTTCATAGGgggtctctctccacccccttgatcatttgggtcgcccttttctgaactttttccagCTCTATAATATCCTTTCTGAagtgaggcgaccagaactggATGCAGTATTCCAAGTGCGGTTGCACTGATTTGCCTGAAAAAACAGCCCTGCCCTTCTGGTGTCCAGTTTGGCCTCGGCATTTGCTTGAAGgtttctctcttctctttcagAAAGACGACCCTGACGCCTCCATCTCCGAATCGGCTGCCAGGTCAGCTGAGGCGGCAGAAGGTAACGGGGAGATGCAGCCCAGCGACGTTCTGGGGACATGGACAGAAGAGCCCAGGAAAAGGACTCAGACACTACCCAGCAGGAaatgcttttccttcctttcctccaacaGAGGGAACCAAAGCACGGATGGAAATGAGATTTTCAACAGTGAATTTTGGTCCTCACCTTCCCCAGCTGGCCTGCAGCCTGTTTCTTCTACAGGTGCCCACAAAAGGACACTCTCAGGGGGACTGTCCAAGTGGTTCAATCTCCCACAGGCTTCCAGCTCCCACACCCCCAGTGGTTCAGCGATGGAAACGAGGAAGGAGGCCCACAATGAGAGACCATTGGACCAGATTAGTGAAATTTCAGGACAGGGTTCTCCAATACATGACATTCCTCATCCTGGGCAGAACGGGGCAGTGGTTGCAAACCCCAGTCCTGAAAACAGGGGCTGCCATTCAGAGGACCCTGAGGTGCTTAGGAAGATGATTGTGGAGCTGAAGGAGGAGATGGAGTCACAGAAAAAGGACTATGAAGAGCAAATTAGGAGGTAATGTAAAATATCTCGGTTGAGTCTGTTTCCCTCTGAAGCTgatagttttattttattctttatttgttccatttccatcctacctttttctccatggagctcaaggcacatggttctccccccatTCCTCCTTTAATCACCACAACAATAATAttatccggggggggggtgttattgtttgttattatcgtatgtattttttttctatttcatCTAATTCCAATGCCCTGCAGTCATCAAAAAGAATGCacattctctcctccccaccccagcaatTTCCCCAAAAAATTATGGAAGACAAGTGTCATTTATATATCatttcttaaggtaaaggtaaagggacccctgaccattaggtccagtcgtggccgactctggggttgcggtgctcatctcgctttattggccaagggagccggtgtacagcttccgggtcatgtggccagcatgactaagctgcttctggcgaaccagagcagcacacggaaacaccgtttaccttcccgccggagtggtacctatttatctacttgcactttgacgtgctttcaaatggctaggttggcaggagcagggaccgagcaatgggagctcaccccatcgcggggattcgaactgctgaccttctgatcggcaagtcctaggctctgtggtttaacccacagcgccacccgcatccctatatcaTTTCTTACTCCCATCGCTGAAATCCTCCCATcccctgccgcctgaggcagttgcctcactctcctaatggtagggcctgccctgcctgttgacatcactttcctttttttttttttgcagcctcGAGAAGGAGAACTATGAGGTCTGGGCCAAAGTGGTAAGGCTGAACAAAGAGATCGAGGAAGAAAAGAATAGGTTTGCTGAGCTGGAAAGTAAGCTTCAGAGCGTCGAGCGTTCCCAGGCTGACGTTGAAAAGAAGAACAAACTTCTGGAGAACTCCATAAAGTCCATGATCCAATCTGCAACGAAAACTGACTAAGGGGAAGGGCCGCTCATTCTGAACAGAAACTAGCCATGCTCCTTGCAGAGCAGGGGGCGGTCAGAGGCTCTTTTGAGCACCgtgcctgcctttcttccaatggCCTGATGTGCTGGGTCACGGGTCAGGCCTGGTGGAGACTGGGGGGTCCCAAGCGGCTGATAGATGCTCTTAGGAGATGTGGAGAGCTGCAGGCTGCAACGTCCTCCCACGCCCAACTCTCTTCGCAATAACAGCACAGCAGCTTCAGGCCATTTTCCTTCCTGACCCCCATTGATTAAACATCCCGTTCTTGTGGCCAAACTGCAAGAGCTGCCACCCCAGCCTTCTTTCACTTgctggctttttgtgtgtgtttccattCCATGTTATATTTATTTTGCCAGGACAGAGTTCAGCCCTCCTTTTAATCCTGCTTGATTGCAGGACTATGCATGGGGTTCCCATAACCCAACTCATGCAAATAAGAGACCAATGAGGCTGGTTTTTTGGgttaaaacaggccacaactttattgaacacagatgaaagaggtttggcttaggcatggggcaatcaaaatacttCCGACCCACCCGCCGGAAGTGATGGATGGCAATTCAGAcgggggttcctaagacttacatcaagTAGGGtgcctgtggcgatcacacagggtccccggatgtttaatggtctattgatccctgtgccaccactgtgctcgcttccccgctgccaccaaccagttactctctggtaaaacacttgagtccagtcagttgttaaaagtgaaccaaaaaaaccaagtttattttacaaacattaacaagtttatggtttctcagataatattcctgtcagtatcttaactttagtttctttaccggcctgtaccttcctaataccttctgactgattatctcagctgtttgactgactcctcttaacaaattctctccctctctcacaccagactagcccaacccacagacttatcttctctgactcttctaactccagactgtcttctcaacaactcaCTACAAAAAACCCTCTGttcttaaaccttatacacagttaactctgccccctgggttcccattggttagtcattttacagttagtcaaccctttccctatgaacccagtatgatgtcacacacataggcGGGCAAACGTCACAGTGGCCCTCGCAGGGACCGCTGTCTGGGGGAGTGCCTTCAGTCCTGGCCCCCCTGGGCATGTGGACATGGCCACTCCCCCCGGATctctttaacaggataccccagcgtttggaggggcaggcggagaccacaagctcccctccatccaaaacaaaggattgccccaatgcccaatccgttgtgatgattgctatgaggtagacaAAACCACCGGGTCAGTGCCAATTAGCCCAGTgggcaaattcctacccagccccttaAAGAACGATGACCACCGTAGCCACAGCAAAGTCATTGACTATCAGCTTAAACcgagggtgggtgggcaggggaaaaaCCCAGCAAAGGAACAAACAGGTAGTGCCCCAGGTGTGGGCTGCTTAGGTGGGCAAGGGGCGGATCCAAGGGAAGCCTACCTGTGCCTCTGGCACAGCCCAAGTCCCCAGCCTGCACCCCCATGAGCCAAAGCC contains:
- the ARHGAP25 gene encoding rho GTPase-activating protein 25 isoform X2, with translation MKGWELGFCFPDLEMFFCWEYRKKQQQQQPMAHRKVVFGQQLVETMVYEQKFGKHQVPILVEKCAEFIRKHGLNEEGIFRLPGQDNLVKELRDAFDAGERPSFDQDTDVHTVASLLKLYLRELPEPAIPWTQYEDFLLCGQLLTANQAKGHRQLVKQLSLLPRDNYNLLSYICRFLHEVQQSSATNKMSVENLATVFGVNLIRPKIEDPATIMRGTPQIQKVMSTLISDHEKLFPISKDVAPAPPPQKSDSNKSPVPRSSVGWDAAQRPLMARAGSRTLLRQIKDDPDASISESAARSAEAAEGNGEMQPSDVLGTWTEEPRKRTQTLPSRKCFSFLSSNRGNQSTDGNEIFNSEFWSSPSPAGLQPVSSTGAHKRTLSGGLSKWFNLPQASSSHTPSGSAMETRKEAHNERPLDQISEISGQGSPIHDIPHPGQNGAVVANPSPENRGCHSEDPEVLRKMIVELKEEMESQKKDYEEQIRSLEKENYEVWAKVVRLNKEIEEEKNRFAELESKLQSVERSQADVEKKNKLLENSIKSMIQSATKTD
- the ARHGAP25 gene encoding rho GTPase-activating protein 25 isoform X1 codes for the protein MSLKLPRNWDLNLKMDMSKIVRSQSMMAVDPKGSGSWSHPPNLLERPLKAGWLKKQRSIVKNWQQRYFVLKGQHLYYYKDEEDLKPQGSIRLHGSSIREVAATGSDEVGRFIFEIIQGVSGDQNRAGQDSYVLMASSQSDMEDWVKSLRRTVGSPLGVVFGQQLVETMVYEQKFGKHQVPILVEKCAEFIRKHGLNEEGIFRLPGQDNLVKELRDAFDAGERPSFDQDTDVHTVASLLKLYLRELPEPAIPWTQYEDFLLCGQLLTANQAKGHRQLVKQLSLLPRDNYNLLSYICRFLHEVQQSSATNKMSVENLATVFGVNLIRPKIEDPATIMRGTPQIQKVMSTLISDHEKLFPISKDVAPAPPPQKSDSNKSPVPRSSVGWDAAQRPLMARAGSRTLLRQIKDDPDASISESAARSAEAAEGNGEMQPSDVLGTWTEEPRKRTQTLPSRKCFSFLSSNRGNQSTDGNEIFNSEFWSSPSPAGLQPVSSTGAHKRTLSGGLSKWFNLPQASSSHTPSGSAMETRKEAHNERPLDQISEISGQGSPIHDIPHPGQNGAVVANPSPENRGCHSEDPEVLRKMIVELKEEMESQKKDYEEQIRSLEKENYEVWAKVVRLNKEIEEEKNRFAELESKLQSVERSQADVEKKNKLLENSIKSMIQSATKTD